From Paenibacillus polymyxa, the proteins below share one genomic window:
- a CDS encoding phage holin family protein, producing the protein MSILGHIVRFIVAALVLMVVSWIVPGFSVGGFWSALILAIVIALIGYIVEAIFGRRVSPFGRGIVGFLVSALVIWVAQYVVAHVSVSIMGALLAALVIGIIDLFIPVSTPFEAGRKEGK; encoded by the coding sequence GTGAGCATTCTTGGGCACATTGTACGTTTCATCGTTGCCGCTCTGGTTCTGATGGTCGTAAGCTGGATCGTTCCCGGATTTAGTGTAGGCGGCTTTTGGAGTGCGCTGATCCTTGCCATTGTCATTGCCTTGATTGGCTATATCGTCGAGGCGATATTTGGTCGACGCGTTTCTCCATTTGGACGCGGTATCGTTGGTTTTCTAGTGAGCGCTCTGGTTATCTGGGTCGCTCAATATGTCGTGGCCCATGTTAGTGTTTCGATTATGGGCGCATTGCTCGCTGCATTGGTTATCGGGATTATCGATCTGTTCATTCCGGTATCGACACCATTTGAAGCCGGGCGCAAGGAAGGGAAATAA
- a CDS encoding DNA repair ATPase: MTTPDRTRVTVEIYGTSYKLVGSNSDYMKQVANYVDERMHSISQAHSRLDMPRIAVLAAVHMAEEAVQIQEIQSHMNRLAAERAELRGDLAQLQTALGEQQQKNTDMHQALVQLREEKETTQKKLVETESTSAKEIAELRAKLEQQEKKAAELENAQKQAKRELEESRQEASRKLKEQQEAANARVRQTEEQLKKEIAEAAKQAEAKLSAAEKAHQERKRIELDNLRSTLQQEHSQKISEWQIKCSGLNEQLEQERKQAELALNEEKLQHEEAQKRAEEAALEQEIRMEELQEQLEQVQAGNAELSSRLEKAQEQAAALEQQQSELEAELQTQQQAATEREQANTLAREELQSRYDQLVNEAKATQQQAAKLEEEQRRMQKLLEQAHVSSRKLQSELATLAESEKSWKKLAEERQLAADELELSLLEAREQKEATEEQLQQTVAEVEAANDKYASQQQRLVQLEAKIKELSPELIRVQDELEKAQVREQESAKAYQSLQDQYGSMKSRAGQLEQHIKQLQQENHDRQSELERAEKASVEWQLKYDQLKAEAERLEAEDAARKEEFASWEREIAVTIEQKEQLQEEIRSAVEAANTAKAEQQSIEQERMALQSELDEVGQKYEMAAHQLRLLQVQQDVDRENAEKISTELRQLKEEYTKLQTEYNEWIELIEQDQ; the protein is encoded by the coding sequence GTGACTACACCAGATCGTACTCGCGTCACTGTAGAGATCTACGGTACTTCTTATAAACTTGTCGGCAGCAATAGCGATTATATGAAGCAGGTTGCTAATTACGTAGATGAACGTATGCACAGCATTTCTCAAGCACATTCGCGTCTGGATATGCCCCGAATTGCCGTGCTGGCTGCGGTTCATATGGCTGAAGAAGCTGTACAAATTCAGGAGATTCAGAGCCATATGAACCGCTTGGCAGCGGAACGGGCGGAGCTCCGGGGAGATCTGGCCCAACTCCAGACGGCTCTAGGGGAACAACAGCAGAAAAATACAGATATGCACCAAGCCCTTGTTCAATTGAGGGAAGAAAAAGAAACGACGCAGAAGAAACTGGTGGAGACCGAATCTACATCAGCCAAGGAAATTGCCGAACTAAGGGCAAAGCTTGAACAGCAGGAGAAAAAAGCGGCTGAACTTGAAAATGCACAAAAACAAGCTAAGCGTGAATTGGAAGAATCTCGTCAAGAGGCTTCTCGTAAGCTGAAAGAGCAGCAAGAGGCTGCAAATGCGCGTGTCCGGCAGACAGAAGAGCAGTTGAAGAAGGAAATAGCCGAAGCGGCTAAACAGGCTGAAGCTAAGCTTTCCGCTGCGGAAAAGGCTCATCAGGAGCGAAAACGTATAGAGCTGGACAATTTGCGATCTACTTTGCAGCAAGAGCATAGCCAGAAGATAAGCGAATGGCAGATCAAATGCTCCGGGCTGAATGAGCAGCTGGAGCAGGAACGTAAACAGGCTGAATTGGCTCTAAATGAGGAAAAGCTCCAGCATGAGGAAGCGCAGAAACGTGCTGAAGAAGCTGCACTGGAGCAGGAGATTCGGATGGAGGAGCTTCAGGAGCAATTAGAACAAGTACAAGCAGGAAATGCAGAGCTTTCTTCTCGTCTGGAGAAGGCTCAAGAGCAAGCTGCAGCATTGGAGCAACAACAGTCCGAGCTGGAGGCTGAACTGCAAACACAGCAACAGGCAGCAACAGAGCGGGAGCAGGCAAATACGCTTGCGCGTGAAGAACTGCAAAGCAGATATGATCAGTTGGTGAATGAAGCCAAGGCTACGCAGCAGCAGGCGGCTAAGCTGGAGGAAGAGCAGCGCCGGATGCAGAAGCTGCTGGAGCAAGCTCATGTATCTTCTCGCAAGCTGCAAAGCGAGCTGGCTACGCTGGCTGAAAGTGAGAAGTCATGGAAGAAGCTTGCAGAAGAACGTCAGTTGGCAGCCGATGAGTTGGAGCTTTCCCTGCTGGAAGCGCGTGAACAGAAGGAAGCGACAGAGGAACAACTACAGCAGACTGTGGCTGAGGTTGAGGCTGCTAATGATAAATATGCTTCACAACAGCAACGGCTGGTTCAACTTGAAGCGAAAATCAAGGAGCTGTCGCCTGAGCTGATTCGTGTTCAGGACGAGCTTGAGAAAGCCCAAGTCCGAGAGCAAGAGAGTGCGAAGGCGTATCAATCGCTTCAGGATCAATATGGAAGCATGAAGAGCCGAGCTGGACAGCTGGAGCAACATATTAAGCAACTCCAGCAGGAAAATCATGACCGGCAAAGTGAATTGGAACGTGCTGAGAAGGCCTCTGTGGAATGGCAGCTTAAATACGATCAGTTGAAGGCTGAAGCGGAACGTTTGGAAGCTGAAGATGCTGCCCGCAAGGAAGAATTTGCTTCTTGGGAACGGGAAATAGCGGTAACGATTGAACAAAAAGAACAGCTTCAGGAGGAGATTCGTTCCGCGGTTGAAGCTGCCAACACCGCAAAGGCAGAACAGCAGTCCATAGAGCAGGAACGCATGGCCTTGCAGTCTGAGTTAGATGAAGTAGGTCAAAAATATGAAATGGCGGCTCATCAGCTTCGTTTACTACAAGTACAACAGGACGTAGACCGAGAAAATGCAGAGAAGATTTCAACAGAATTGCGTCAACTAAAGGAAGAATACACCAAGCTTCAAACCGAGTATAATGAATGGATTGAGCTTATCGAACAGGATCAGTAG
- the pheT gene encoding phenylalanine--tRNA ligase subunit beta: MKVSFEWLSEYVSLDQVSAEELAEKITRSGIEIDEVEHRNQGITGVVVGYVKSKEKHPDADKLNVCIVDAGQGEDLQIVCGAKNVDAGQKVPVAVVGAKLPGDFHIKKAKLRGVVSMGMICSAKELGMNDKLLPKELQEGILVLPEDAEIGTSITKLLALDDQVLDFDLTPNRSDCLSMHGAAYEVSAILGRDISLADPAKDLVEISDAAADHLSVKVDTPELCTHYAARYITGVKVGPSPLWIQNRLMAAGVRPINNIVDITNYVMLEYGQPLHAFDADKLENGNIEVRLARTGETLITLDNQERKLEPHMLLITDGVKPIALAGVMGGANSEVTDATVSIALESAKFDGGTVRKTSRQLGLRSEASLRFEKEVDPGAVIPAVNRAAALIQRYAGGTVHQGIVESASAKAKNHIIKLSLDKINRYLGTELSLLEVKTILGRLHFGCGDAEQGVLEVEVPTRRGDITIDVDLIEEVARLYGYDNIPTTPIEGPTTPGALTASQSLRRSLRRLLAHGGWQETISYSFVHPQSTALFNALTEGSHPVRLAMPMSEDRSVLRTSIIPQMLDTAVYNMNRKQDNLAIFEMGTVFYTEEQTLTRQPQEIQVLSLLLTGVRREKQWNIGAEKVDFFDIKGALETVFDYFGLSASIRYVADQPQSYHPGRSASVWLDVNGNSQRIGTVGQIHPELQQSYGLNDTYVAEIALQQLVEHANSHIQFRELARFPSVERDIALVVNKDVEAGELLRVIHAAGGELLQDARVFDVFTGSKLGEDKKSVAISLTYRHWEHTLTDEEINAAHSPVVTSLEQTFGAELRK, encoded by the coding sequence ATGAAAGTATCATTCGAGTGGCTGTCCGAGTATGTATCACTGGATCAAGTGAGTGCGGAGGAGCTAGCAGAAAAAATCACCCGTTCGGGCATTGAAATTGATGAAGTTGAACATCGTAACCAAGGAATTACTGGCGTCGTTGTAGGCTATGTCAAAAGCAAGGAAAAGCACCCGGATGCGGATAAGCTGAATGTGTGTATTGTCGATGCGGGTCAGGGAGAAGACCTGCAAATTGTGTGTGGTGCCAAGAACGTGGATGCAGGTCAAAAGGTTCCTGTTGCAGTTGTAGGTGCCAAGCTACCAGGAGATTTTCATATTAAAAAGGCCAAGCTGCGTGGTGTTGTGTCCATGGGCATGATCTGCTCGGCCAAGGAACTGGGCATGAATGATAAGCTATTGCCAAAAGAATTGCAGGAAGGCATTTTGGTGCTGCCAGAGGATGCTGAAATTGGTACGTCAATTACGAAGCTGCTTGCCCTGGATGATCAGGTGCTGGATTTTGATTTGACACCCAACCGCTCGGATTGCCTGAGCATGCATGGAGCTGCATATGAAGTAAGTGCCATTCTAGGACGTGACATTTCGCTCGCTGACCCTGCTAAGGATCTGGTGGAAATTAGCGATGCTGCGGCAGATCACTTGTCCGTTAAGGTAGATACTCCTGAACTGTGCACACACTATGCAGCGCGTTATATCACAGGTGTTAAAGTGGGCCCTTCACCGTTATGGATTCAAAACCGTCTGATGGCGGCAGGTGTTCGTCCGATAAACAATATCGTAGATATTACGAACTACGTTATGCTGGAATATGGTCAGCCGTTGCATGCTTTTGATGCGGATAAGCTGGAAAATGGAAATATTGAGGTGCGACTTGCTCGTACAGGCGAAACTTTGATTACACTTGACAATCAGGAGCGTAAGCTGGAACCACATATGCTGTTGATCACAGACGGTGTAAAGCCGATTGCATTGGCAGGCGTGATGGGTGGAGCCAATTCTGAGGTTACGGATGCGACGGTTAGCATTGCGTTGGAATCTGCGAAGTTTGACGGCGGTACCGTTCGCAAAACATCCCGCCAACTGGGACTGCGTTCGGAAGCAAGTCTGCGTTTTGAAAAAGAGGTTGATCCAGGAGCTGTTATACCTGCTGTAAATCGTGCAGCTGCGCTGATTCAGCGTTATGCAGGGGGCACTGTACACCAGGGCATCGTAGAGTCTGCTTCTGCAAAAGCTAAAAACCACATTATCAAGCTGTCGCTAGATAAAATAAACCGATATTTGGGAACCGAACTGTCCCTGCTTGAGGTGAAGACGATTCTTGGTAGACTTCATTTTGGATGTGGCGATGCAGAACAAGGGGTGCTGGAAGTTGAAGTACCTACACGCCGTGGAGATATTACCATTGATGTGGACTTAATCGAAGAAGTGGCACGTCTGTATGGCTATGACAATATCCCAACCACGCCTATTGAGGGACCGACAACTCCAGGAGCTTTGACGGCATCGCAGTCCCTGCGTCGTTCCTTGCGCAGATTGCTGGCTCATGGTGGCTGGCAGGAAACGATCAGTTACTCTTTTGTGCATCCGCAAAGCACAGCTTTATTTAATGCTCTGACAGAAGGCAGCCATCCGGTACGTTTGGCTATGCCTATGAGCGAAGACCGTAGTGTATTGCGTACAAGCATCATTCCGCAAATGCTGGATACAGCGGTGTACAACATGAATCGGAAGCAAGATAATCTGGCGATTTTTGAGATGGGAACTGTATTTTATACAGAAGAGCAAACATTAACCCGCCAGCCGCAGGAAATTCAAGTGCTGAGTCTGCTGCTGACTGGAGTGCGCCGTGAAAAACAATGGAACATCGGAGCCGAAAAGGTCGACTTCTTTGATATTAAAGGTGCGCTTGAAACAGTGTTCGACTATTTTGGACTAAGTGCCAGCATTCGCTATGTGGCTGACCAGCCGCAAAGCTACCACCCAGGACGTTCCGCTTCGGTATGGCTGGATGTGAACGGAAACTCCCAACGGATCGGTACAGTTGGGCAGATTCATCCTGAACTGCAACAGTCCTATGGGCTGAACGATACGTATGTAGCTGAAATCGCGTTGCAACAGCTCGTTGAGCATGCAAACTCCCATATTCAGTTCAGAGAGCTGGCTCGCTTCCCGTCCGTGGAACGTGACATTGCCCTCGTGGTGAATAAAGACGTTGAGGCAGGTGAACTGCTTCGTGTTATTCACGCTGCAGGCGGAGAACTGTTGCAGGATGCACGGGTGTTTGATGTATTTACAGGCAGCAAGCTTGGTGAAGACAAGAAGAGCGTGGCTATTTCCCTGACCTATCGTCATTGGGAGCATACGTTGACGGATGAAGAGATTAATGCGGCGCATTCTCCTGTCGTTACGTCTCTAGAACAAACTTTTGGAGCGGAATTGAGAAAGTAG
- the pheS gene encoding phenylalanine--tRNA ligase subunit alpha yields the protein MSETIQMKEHLLALKEEALEVLEKVETPKELADLRVKYSGKKGALTEILRGMGKLSAEERPVVGQVANEVREAIEEVVNRKQDEFTKAETNERLQAEKIDVTLPGRAMPQGGLHPLNKVIEQIEDIFTGMGYRVAEGPQAETDYYNFEALNLPKNHPARDMQDSFYLTEDLLMRTHTSPVQIRAMEAMKGETPIKVICPGTVFRRDDDDATHSFQFHQIEGLVIGKDIRMSDLKGTLLQFAREMFGESTEIRLRPSFFPFTEPSAEVDVTFVKKNGERVWIEILGCGMVHPKVLEMGGFDPEVYSGFAFGMGVERIAILKYGIDDIRHFYNSDLSFLKQFARQ from the coding sequence ATGAGCGAAACCATCCAAATGAAGGAACATTTGCTGGCCTTGAAGGAAGAAGCACTGGAAGTATTGGAGAAGGTGGAAACACCCAAGGAGCTGGCTGATCTACGAGTTAAATATTCGGGTAAAAAGGGTGCACTGACCGAAATTTTGCGCGGTATGGGCAAGCTGAGTGCGGAAGAGCGTCCAGTTGTTGGCCAGGTAGCCAATGAGGTGCGTGAGGCGATTGAAGAGGTCGTTAACCGTAAGCAGGACGAGTTCACGAAAGCAGAAACGAATGAGCGCCTGCAAGCAGAAAAAATCGACGTTACGTTGCCTGGACGCGCAATGCCGCAAGGCGGGCTCCACCCACTTAACAAAGTGATCGAGCAAATCGAAGATATTTTTACAGGTATGGGATATCGAGTGGCTGAGGGACCACAGGCAGAGACCGATTATTATAACTTCGAAGCTTTGAATCTGCCTAAAAACCACCCGGCACGTGATATGCAGGATTCATTTTACCTGACCGAGGATCTGTTGATGCGTACTCATACGTCACCAGTTCAGATTCGCGCGATGGAGGCGATGAAGGGTGAAACGCCTATTAAGGTGATTTGTCCGGGTACGGTATTCCGACGTGATGATGACGATGCAACGCATTCCTTCCAATTCCACCAAATTGAAGGCCTTGTGATTGGAAAAGACATTCGTATGAGTGATTTGAAAGGAACCTTGCTGCAATTTGCACGCGAAATGTTCGGGGAATCGACCGAAATCCGCTTGCGCCCAAGCTTCTTTCCGTTCACCGAGCCAAGTGCTGAAGTAGACGTGACTTTTGTGAAGAAAAACGGCGAGCGCGTGTGGATTGAAATTTTGGGCTGTGGTATGGTGCATCCGAAAGTGCTGGAAATGGGTGGTTTTGATCCCGAGGTGTACAGTGGCTTTGCATTCGGTATGGGTGTAGAACGGATAGCCATTTTGAAATACGGCATTGACGATATTCGCCATTTTTATAACAGCGATCTGTCGTTCTTGAAGCAGTTTGCGCGTCAATAA
- the abc-f gene encoding ribosomal protection-like ABC-F family protein, which translates to MKTILRVRNVVKEWNGTSIFENVSMDVTEGERLALFGRNGAGKTTLLRILLGDEAPTSGQVEHDLPMEERGWLKQQDTVDRSRTALEAAQQASPRHWRLKQTLGELEADLANAGKDMEQQLERYGELMDEYERLQGFAWESEVEKALTRMGMPAQTWSIAYGDLSGGQKTRVRLAGLMVRQPKLLVLDEPTNHLDAESMLWLEQWLSSYPGTLLFVSHDRAFLDQVATSIVELTSTGIERYKGGYKEYKAQKERELREQEASYRKQELARQALEETIRNYREWFHQAYRSASKVEMAITQSFYKAKAKKNISRYHAKEKELERLEANRVEQPREAPSLHMKLNDSGFQAKYLLRTEQVDFSYDDHVIVKNLNLNVARGERLAVRGPNGIGKTTLLRLLTGQLEPKTGKITANPQLNIGYFSQELEQLPEDQTLLDSLLALPTMTQTKARTVLGCFLFAKEDVFKRIGTLSMGEKCRVAFLRLYFSGANLLVLDEPTNYFDIETREIVEDSLRRYDGALVLVSHDRELVRCTSTRLLDMQPGGGYEIYEGTADEKQEDERRSIREPKDQGEREERLRLQLRLTELMGMTGTSEANEELLSDIRRIRAKLDQLNDPDI; encoded by the coding sequence ATGAAAACCATTTTGCGAGTTCGCAATGTAGTCAAGGAATGGAACGGGACATCTATATTTGAGAATGTGTCGATGGATGTGACGGAAGGAGAACGGCTCGCGTTGTTTGGGAGAAATGGAGCCGGTAAAACAACGTTATTACGAATATTGCTGGGAGATGAAGCGCCAACCTCCGGTCAAGTAGAACATGATTTGCCCATGGAAGAGCGAGGCTGGCTGAAGCAGCAGGATACAGTGGATAGGTCTCGAACCGCACTGGAGGCCGCACAGCAGGCCAGCCCTCGGCATTGGCGTCTCAAGCAAACGCTGGGAGAGCTGGAAGCTGACCTAGCCAATGCTGGTAAGGATATGGAGCAGCAACTGGAGCGTTACGGCGAGCTGATGGATGAATACGAACGCCTGCAAGGCTTTGCTTGGGAGTCTGAGGTGGAAAAGGCGCTCACCCGAATGGGAATGCCTGCACAGACGTGGTCCATTGCTTATGGTGATCTGAGTGGCGGACAGAAGACGAGAGTACGACTGGCTGGCCTGATGGTCAGGCAGCCCAAGCTGCTGGTACTGGATGAGCCAACCAACCATTTGGATGCCGAAAGTATGCTCTGGCTGGAGCAGTGGCTGTCCTCGTATCCTGGAACACTGCTGTTTGTATCGCATGACAGAGCCTTTTTGGATCAGGTGGCTACGAGTATAGTTGAGCTTACATCCACAGGTATTGAGCGCTATAAAGGTGGTTATAAGGAATATAAAGCGCAGAAGGAGCGGGAACTGCGAGAGCAGGAGGCGAGCTATCGGAAGCAGGAACTGGCGAGACAGGCGCTGGAGGAAACGATTCGAAATTACAGGGAATGGTTTCATCAGGCGTATCGCAGCGCATCCAAGGTTGAAATGGCCATTACGCAGAGCTTTTACAAGGCCAAGGCTAAAAAAAATATTTCCCGTTATCATGCAAAGGAGAAGGAATTGGAGCGACTGGAGGCTAACAGGGTAGAGCAACCACGTGAAGCTCCGTCTTTGCACATGAAATTAAATGACAGCGGGTTTCAGGCTAAATATTTGCTGCGTACTGAGCAGGTTGACTTTAGCTACGACGACCATGTCATCGTGAAAAATCTAAATCTGAACGTTGCACGTGGGGAGCGTTTGGCTGTTCGGGGGCCCAATGGAATTGGTAAAACCACGCTGCTTCGGTTATTAACAGGTCAGCTTGAACCGAAGACGGGAAAAATCACAGCCAACCCACAGTTGAATATCGGGTATTTTTCACAGGAGTTGGAGCAGCTTCCAGAGGATCAGACGTTGCTCGACAGTCTGCTTGCACTCCCAACCATGACCCAAACAAAAGCGAGAACAGTGCTGGGCTGTTTTTTATTTGCCAAAGAGGATGTATTCAAAAGGATCGGAACGCTCAGTATGGGAGAAAAATGCAGGGTAGCTTTTCTGCGTCTGTACTTTAGTGGAGCCAATCTGCTGGTGCTGGATGAACCGACGAATTACTTTGACATTGAAACCCGTGAAATTGTAGAGGACTCTTTACGCCGATATGATGGGGCACTGGTACTCGTCTCGCATGACCGGGAGCTGGTGCGTTGTACGTCAACTCGATTACTCGATATGCAGCCGGGGGGCGGATATGAAATCTACGAGGGGACGGCCGACGAAAAACAAGAAGATGAACGGAGAAGCATCCGAGAGCCCAAGGATCAGGGAGAGCGGGAGGAACGTCTACGATTACAGCTGCGTCTTACCGAACTGATGGGAATGACGGGGACGAGTGAAGCAAATGAGGAGCTCTTGAGCGATATCAGGCGCATTCGTGCCAAGCTGGATCAGTTGAATGATCCCGATATCTGA
- a CDS encoding pectate lyase family protein has protein sequence MRKISFLLALAFVFFTFSASATFAATDFPNTSTNGMIGFAGQAKSETGASKPATTGGKNGQVIYINNLNELKNQLGDSTPKILVIEKNISASSKTVINIGSNKSLIGSYAQNKLINIHLKTTANSGNVIFQNLTFEHSASINGNDDIQLYLTAGTNYWIDHVTFAGHNYNANGSDLDKLLYIGQSADYVTISNSKFANHKYGLILGYPDDSNKNYDGMPHITIANNYFENLLVRGPGLMRYGYFHVKNNYINNFQLAYTIATNARIYSENNYFGKGSEKGGILDDKANGEFKDVGSFPAITNQKSPVTRWNPSKNYSYQVQTPEYTKEFVTKYAGSSNTTLVFGK, from the coding sequence ATGAGAAAAATCTCTTTTCTTTTAGCTTTAGCCTTTGTGTTTTTTACTTTTTCAGCAAGTGCTACGTTCGCTGCGACTGATTTCCCAAATACGTCGACGAATGGCATGATTGGTTTTGCTGGACAGGCTAAAAGCGAAACGGGAGCTTCAAAGCCTGCTACAACAGGGGGCAAAAATGGTCAGGTCATCTATATCAATAATCTAAACGAATTGAAAAATCAGCTAGGGGACTCAACACCTAAAATTCTGGTCATCGAAAAGAATATTTCTGCTTCTTCTAAAACCGTGATCAATATTGGTTCCAACAAATCGCTAATCGGCTCTTATGCGCAAAATAAGCTAATCAATATTCATTTGAAAACAACAGCTAACTCGGGAAATGTGATCTTTCAAAATTTAACTTTTGAGCACAGCGCCAGCATTAATGGCAATGATGATATCCAGCTATATCTTACTGCGGGCACAAATTATTGGATTGATCATGTTACTTTTGCAGGTCATAATTATAATGCAAATGGCTCGGATCTGGACAAGCTTTTGTACATAGGGCAATCGGCTGATTATGTAACCATTAGCAACTCCAAATTTGCTAATCATAAATATGGCCTTATTCTGGGTTATCCAGATGACAGCAATAAAAATTATGATGGCATGCCGCATATTACAATTGCTAATAATTATTTTGAAAACTTACTTGTACGCGGTCCAGGTCTGATGAGATATGGATATTTCCATGTGAAAAATAATTATATTAATAATTTTCAGTTGGCTTACACAATAGCAACCAATGCACGAATTTATTCCGAAAATAATTATTTTGGAAAAGGTAGTGAAAAGGGTGGTATTCTGGATGATAAAGCCAATGGTGAATTTAAAGATGTAGGTAGTTTTCCAGCCATCACCAACCAAAAATCGCCTGTGACCCGATGGAATCCGAGCAAGAACTACAGTTATCAAGTTCAAACCCCTGAATATACTAAAGAATTTGTAACTAAGTATGCAGGTTCGTCCAATACAACGTTGGTATTTGGAAAATAA
- a CDS encoding lysozyme — translation MQMRKISKAGLSLIKNSEGCRLYAYKPVPTEKWWTIGWGHYGPDVKQGMTITQEQADAMLAEDMGKYEAYVNNPAYVPVTDQLTQNQFDALTSFCYNCGAGNLKALCKGRTVAQIAASITKYDKAGGKVLAGLTRRRQAELDLFNTPSDSTEDKKEDKPVSQERDINVPSKWAATAWAEVTANGYFDGTHPEAQITREESAIVINRLRKNFLALIAGVNGNVTDLDERLKQIESEG, via the coding sequence ATGCAAATGCGCAAAATATCAAAAGCGGGACTAAGTTTAATTAAAAATTCCGAGGGCTGTCGCTTGTATGCATACAAGCCTGTACCCACTGAAAAATGGTGGACCATCGGCTGGGGACATTACGGCCCGGACGTTAAGCAGGGCATGACCATTACGCAGGAACAGGCGGACGCAATGTTGGCCGAGGACATGGGTAAATACGAAGCTTACGTTAACAACCCGGCCTACGTCCCAGTTACGGATCAGCTCACACAAAACCAGTTCGACGCACTTACAAGTTTTTGCTACAACTGCGGTGCAGGCAATCTCAAGGCGCTCTGTAAAGGTCGCACAGTCGCACAGATTGCTGCCAGTATCACCAAATACGACAAGGCCGGGGGTAAGGTGCTAGCTGGTCTGACACGGCGCAGACAGGCCGAGCTTGATCTTTTTAACACACCGTCGGATTCAACGGAGGATAAAAAGGAGGACAAACCAGTGAGCCAAGAAAGAGATATTAACGTACCCAGCAAGTGGGCAGCCACAGCGTGGGCCGAGGTAACGGCCAACGGGTATTTTGACGGGACGCATCCTGAAGCGCAGATCACACGCGAGGAATCCGCAATCGTGATTAATCGGCTAAGGAAAAATTTCCTAGCCTTGATTGCAGGGGTTAACGGTAACGTGACCGACCTGGACGAACGCCTGAAACAGATTGAATCAGAAGGATAA
- a CDS encoding phage holin family protein, protein MDRLDLVFKWFTAAGSTAAAYFFGGWSGVLGVLLVFVIFDYITGCVAAGATVGLKSKVGMIGIARKVFIFAMVAVGHLVDGVLGDSHLFRDTVAYFYMANELLSIIENGGRLGAPIPPVIRQAVEVLKGKGGNDNDKGADK, encoded by the coding sequence GTGGATAGATTGGATTTAGTATTTAAATGGTTTACTGCTGCTGGTAGTACGGCAGCAGCTTATTTTTTTGGTGGCTGGTCTGGTGTGCTAGGCGTATTACTGGTGTTCGTAATCTTTGACTATATAACCGGGTGTGTAGCAGCAGGGGCAACAGTTGGATTAAAAAGCAAAGTTGGCATGATCGGTATTGCCCGTAAGGTATTCATCTTTGCAATGGTTGCTGTGGGGCATCTTGTGGACGGTGTGCTGGGAGATAGCCACTTGTTTAGGGATACAGTGGCCTACTTCTATATGGCAAATGAACTGCTATCGATCATCGAAAACGGGGGAAGGCTGGGCGCACCTATCCCTCCTGTTATCCGGCAGGCTGTTGAGGTATTGAAGGGAAAAGGCGGTAACGATAACGACAAAGGAGCTGATAAGTAA
- a CDS encoding stalk domain-containing protein codes for MIIGLVAGMLIGSATAAVAATSPTVQAVVSKYAITVDGQQQTLKSDPLVYKGTTYLPVREVAGLTGYDLQFDAKSKKIDLQSKSEGGSTVSQTTSQPTEKKVTWIPASEANEKYGIKYVMSNETTISYGENKVVFPVSMYDKKDGKTFTNAEKTASIMFKNAVTYLGSDTLQTLGITQ; via the coding sequence ATGATAATCGGTTTAGTAGCTGGTATGTTGATCGGATCGGCAACGGCGGCTGTAGCTGCTACCTCCCCAACTGTCCAAGCTGTAGTAAGTAAATATGCAATTACTGTAGATGGTCAGCAGCAAACACTTAAATCAGATCCACTCGTATATAAAGGCACTACATATTTACCAGTCAGAGAGGTTGCCGGGTTGACCGGATATGATTTGCAATTTGATGCAAAGAGCAAGAAGATTGATTTGCAATCTAAATCGGAAGGAGGTTCAACAGTGAGTCAAACTACAAGCCAACCTACTGAGAAAAAAGTTACATGGATTCCAGCTAGTGAGGCTAATGAAAAATATGGTATTAAATATGTTATGAGCAACGAAACCACCATTTCCTATGGAGAAAACAAAGTTGTTTTTCCAGTCTCAATGTATGATAAAAAAGACGGGAAAACATTTACCAATGCCGAAAAAACAGCCTCAATTATGTTTAAGAATGCCGTTACTTATTTAGGTAGTGATACTCTACAAACCTTGGGAATAACTCAATAA